Below is a genomic region from Anoxybacillus flavithermus.
GAACAAAAAAGAGCAACCACTACAAAAACCGCAAAACGTGGAACCGATCACAAAAGAAATTCCAATTGCAAAAGCGTCGGAGAAAAAAGAAGAGCCGAAACAAGAGATGCCGCTTTTGCCGCCAAAGCCGCCAAATATTATGCCGAATATGATGGAACATGACGAAGAGATACCAATGCCGCCATTTCCGGATATTCCACCAATTCCAACAACGCAAGCGCCAGTGATGGAAGAACAGCCACAACAACCGATGCAGCCGCAGCCTGCTCCAATGCCTTTGCCGATGCCAATGCCGTGCATTCCTATTTCGCCAATGATGCCAGGATACGGTTTTTATCCGTGGTTTCCGCCAATGTATCCAATGATGCCGTGGACGTATCCACAAAACATGGCAAACAACGATGATTGCGGATGTGGTGAACCGAAACCGACACCTTATATGCCACAAATGCCAACAGGTGAATATTCTCAACAGTCGCAGCCGATGATGCCGCAGATGCCAGCAGGTTTAGGGGAGTATTCACAACAACCGCAACAAGCATCATATCCACAACAAATGTATGGTGAAAACGTGCCGATGATGCCACAGCAAATGTATATGCCACAGCCAGCTATGCCATATGGTCCGTACGGATGGCAACAAGGGTGGCAGGGGCAACCGTATGGAATGAATCCATATTTTTCTGT
It encodes:
- a CDS encoding peptidoglycan-binding protein, giving the protein MKIHIVQKGDTLWKIAEKYGVDFEELKKMNAHLSDPNYIMPGMKIKVPTPAAPAKPVKKETPKVSVDVDIHVNKKEQPLQKPQNVEPITKEIPIAKASEKKEEPKQEMPLLPPKPPNIMPNMMEHDEEIPMPPFPDIPPIPTTQAPVMEEQPQQPMQPQPAPMPLPMPMPCIPISPMMPGYGFYPWFPPMYPMMPWTYPQNMANNDDCGCGEPKPTPYMPQMPTGEYSQQSQPMMPQMPAGLGEYSQQPQQASYPQQMYGENVPMMPQQMYMPQPAMPYGPYGWQQGWQGQPYGMNPYFSVPYREEEEGQ